ATTCTAAACGATTGCAAATAACTTTGTAGAGTTCTAGTTGTTTTTCGTATCTAAATTAAAGgtaaagcgtttttttttttgagaattataaatgatatttttgaatttgttgttgtttttacctTTCCCGATCGCTGGGACTTATTTTATCACCATTTTCTTCGAGGTATTTGGGATATTTTTCCACTAGGTCCTTGATTCCAGGCAATAAGATTTCCGGAGAGAGTAAACTTTGCATCATGCCTTCCATAAATGGCAGGAAAGGATTCTCATCAGGTTCCGCAccctaaaataaattttaaagaacaaattttattcactgaaatgattatcaatttttatgaagtcgaaaaaaaaattcataagatAAGAAATCGTATGGAATCGCAGATCGTCTTGCaaccaaaagaaacaaaacatttaatcgCTTCCGTGATGAGTGATATGAAAAAACGTATTGTTAAGTTGTGGGACGAAAAGAAAAGTCTAAGACAACTCGCTGATATTGTGAAAAAGCCATATTCCACAGTTCTATACgttattaattcttaaaaaaaaaaaacggatttcTAACAAGACCAAGTAGAAGACGGAGAAAAATTGATACTAAACAAACCAAGAGGTGTATAGCAAGGATTATACAAAGTAACCGCAAAATTTCGGCAGTGGAAATAATGCAAGACCAAGTTCATTCACAGACGGTAAGAAATTTTTTACATTCAGAAGAGTTTAGAGGTTTTACGCCTCGAAACAAACCACTTTTATCCGCCTTTATAAATGTAAAGAAGTGCTTAAAATATGCCAAAAGTATATGAATAGCCGATAGTTTTGGAATTCCGTTATTTATACCGACAAAtccaaattcaacatttttggattCGATTGGCGACGTTTTGTTTGGAGAAAAAGGGGTACAGCGTTAGATCCGAAGAATGTTAATTGCACAATAAAACATGGCTGTGGCAGCGTTATGGGGTGGGGTGCGATGGGAGCAAATGGAGttggaaattttcaatttgtgaaAGGGAAAATTAATAAGTTTGATTACCTGAACatcttgaaaaataatttaagaagtactgcgtcaaaattggaccTTGGAGATAATTTAAGTTTCGTTCATGACAATGACCCAAAACATTCCCCGTTGATAGTGAAGTAATGGTTGTTATATTACGTGAAAAAAGTACTCCCTCATTCCCAGTTGaggaaaaggaaaataaaaaataaagaacagttGAAAGATGCAATACAGAAGATATGGATTGAAATTACGCcaatgttacaaaaaaatggCCCTTTCAATGCCAAAGAGGTTGCAAATGGTCTTAGATGCAAAAGGacatcatacaaaatattaaatcatttggGTTTTCGAAATGTTgctgttttttaattgaatttttcaaatgtacaagtttttttttgttttataaaagagacTTTCTTTGTTCAATTTgggttttttgtattaaaataatttattaaaaaaattgtatttgactTGTTctggagtttaaaaaaatcgctatttttgtaagtattttttttttattacaattaaCTCCATAGATAATTgcattttaagaaaagaaaatcaaatgtaaaactttttttggttCACTGCATGTAAAAATATATCtctatgaaatgaaaataaaaaaaaggtcaaaaagCAACGTTTTTCACCAAAACTAATTGGTTAATATGAATTCACATCTTAGTTTTATAGAAAATCCATGAAGCTTGATATTTTTCcaatgaaatattgtttccataTTGTCTGCACTGTTCTCTATTTCTTTGTAATGATATCGACTCGAAACCACTCATTTTCATAATTGTTGGCATGTTCTGGtttatgaaattattaattattctcGGGATTCTCTTGTGCAAACTTTTCAACTACTTCCTTAACTGATTTCCAAATAGTTTCCGATCTTTATACATTtctgtgatttaaaaaaaagaggtccAACCTACCGGAAAACTACAGGGGAATGTCTGTTCTCAGCTCTTTGCGGAAATTTTTCACTCAATTACTGTACCTTGTTTCTGTTTCCTGGGTTGaaaggaataataaaataagtaccCCCGCTATTTTTTGAGCAAATTTCTCTACAatagaccaaatttttactttaacgGGTGTTGCTAGACGTTTTATTGATAAAAGCAAAATatctatgtattttttgtagatttcaatgCCACCTTTGACACTATAAACAGAAGGTTACTACTTTTCAAATTTACAGATATAGGTTTGTCTgcaaagttcataagaatatatgaACAACTTAtatcaaatacaattttagtaataaaaattggtatgagattgtcaaatcaatttaaatctgaAACGGGAGTTCTACAAGGTTGCACTTTCAGTCCCTTGAATTTTTCCCTCTTTAACAATGACATTGAAGATCAAATTCCAGGTGATGTTATTTTTGGAGATGTATTCATAAAAGTGcttttatttgcagatgacCTTGTCTAGTCAATTGTCAATATTGCGATACTTGGGACCTTAAAACAAATACTTCAAAGATAACCTTGACGGCTCAAATATAGAAGTAGTGAATGGTTACAAATACCTATGATTTACTATGACACATAACTTAAATCTCGGAGCTCATTTAAAGACAAAGTGAAGGTAGCAAAAGCGGCTATCAATTGTATTTGGTCAAACTTCTTCAAAAGTAACTCTATAAATGCATCgactaaatttaaagtatttgagaCAACTATCAAAAGTTTTCTCTTATATACTAATGAAGTTTATGGATACAAGGAATTAGAAGTAATCGAATTAGTCCAACGTTACTTTTTCAAACGTATTTTTAGACTCCCTTCTAATATACTAAACTACGCTTTTTACATAAAATCTGGCCTGAGTCcagtttacttaaaaaacctCAAAGCTAACGCAGATTATATTGTCATAGTCATGCGTAGacctaataataatattcaGAAAAGGATTATTTTGATAGCTCAACGAGGTCGGTACTCTCCTTTTAAAGACTGGTTTGATTTGGCATCAGAATAAAACGATCCGTTGTCACTAAGTATTGATAATTTAGAAGCACTTGGAAACGAAATTTATGACCTTATTTCTATTATAGATgaaacaatgtatcgaaaatcaATAACCCGGGCAAAAGAATTTGTTACAAGAACAGATTACTTTAAACTCAACTTATGTCTCGGTTATGACAACTATTTTCGAAACGAGTTTATTGCCAATGAGATAAGTTTAATCTTTAAAATGCGTGTTGAAATGCTTGAGCTCAATTATAGACCTCACTGAAATAATTTGAATCCGAATTGCTCACTATGTAACCTTAATCAGGCTGAAAAAATTTCGCATTTCTTAGCTTTTTCTCGTATGGTACAGGAAATCCgaagtaatattttatttttttttaccattgaagaatgttttgtaattttaaatggaGAAAGGGGATGGAAAACTCTCATTCGATTTGTTTCAGAGGCTCTAGCATATAGAAACGTGTATATTAACTTTTAACACTTGCGGTCTaatgataaaatttgttttagctaaactaaataTACCTTTGTtctaatttattgttatattattattatttaatataattgtaataattatttatgtatttaatattatgtatgataatgtttgtttttgttttttatattaggtttatattttaattgttttatgaaatttataaactaaaaatataatataataatataataaagaaataaagaataaagTATAAAGATATATATTAACTGATTTAGATTCTTTTGAGAACAAAACATTGGGAAATAAtcttcacaaaattaaaaaaaaaaataagaaattattacAGGTTTTTACAGGTAAGAAGTTTAATCAAAATCTGTATAGCCGATTATCAGATctatataaacttaaaacttttgaaacccACAATTATATTTTCCGTGAGAAATTGTTTACGTAAAATGATCTACCTGATTCTGGTGTTACTGGAGGGTTGACGAGAAGGACTTTTACCGATATAAGTGTCGTGTTCATTTATAATACAATTAAGATTTTGTATTCGAAAACAATTAATGAATATTCGGcatgtacaaataaaaatagcaTATAATACAAATCCTGTTTCTTTAATATACATTTCAAGTTGatataatcaaattaaaaatcatggaagttaagaataaaagaagatttgaaaatgcAGTAAAATGTCATTGTCGGTTAACTTATGTAGAACAGATAGAACAGTTTGATTTCCACTTTTAACGTTACAAAGTTCAAAAGAAGGCCCAGAACCAAGCTGTCGACACACTTGTGATAGTTTACCACCATTTTTCAAGGCAAAAGTAAACGCCTTAAATGTTGCTATCATGTGAAATAGCCAAGCCGCATTATTCATTCAACTGCGAAATGGTATGGGAATGTGTTGGTTTAATAAATGGTTAAGGCAAGAACAATTATGTCTCTCTTCATTGAGTATACCTGCACATAATTTCCCAGATTAAGATAGGCTTATCTACTAATTGGGAATTACTACATTAAATATAGCTTTCTTGTATCACTCAAAGTACGACAAATATCTCATCACTGATCAATGCGGATTTAATAAATACCTAGGAATGAAATCCAGTGCTATCTGTAGGTTCTGGAATGAGTAAATGAGTACGAAAAGTCACATCACCCTATAATACgtaaatattgcaaaataatctcttaaaatatttccattacACATAAAAGGGACTAATTTAGTGCGGCACAATAGATCTCTAGGTTGCAGTGCTTCAGCATCCCATTTacttattcaataatttaattttcacaagAGAAAATAGTTATTCCTAATTTatcgaaaatatttataatacaatttattttttaagtagatAGGATTCCAAAAATACTGCATTACATAATTGTATTAGTTTTACAACCgaattattttggatttattttgagTACAAAGCAAATAACATATATGGGCACGCTTTAATGAAAAGCCCTGAATGTGTAAATGTAAACATAGAACATCACAACAGAAAAcagtggtaaacaaaaagaaacttagTATGTAAATTTATTAGATAAATTAACATTTCCCCTTGAGAAGAAACTTCAATGGTTTTGAAGTagtgaatataatttaaaaacaaaacttttacgaACTTGACCAAAGTCTACTTTCTTAttctaaaacttaaataatcgTAAGTTTGATGTGACTTAATTACGTATGAGTCCTtgcagtttaaaaattaaaagctaattattcaataaaaaggaaacatatgtttttaacaagaaattacaaaaattaaatgagaaatcatgttatttttatttaataatcaaTAGACTTAATAAAATAAGCGGACTACAtttaaatgtattgttttttaaacagcAAGTGCAGATGATATCCATCCTACAAATTGTTTCGATTAGCAACTgcatatcaaaattattattcattaaAATAGCTCGTTAGTAACAAACatgcaaattttgtttactttattcaATCCGCTACGAGTAAATATTTGTGCATATCTATGTATATGTGCTAATTTTAAACATTctatcaaatagcttttcagcatgtttttgttgttgttgttttcattgAATAGAATAGCAAATAActgaacttaaattttaaccTCTATGATGTATCCATAATGATAAGATAAACTCACCTCTTCCAAACCAAGTCCTGAGAATAGTTTGGCAACGTCTGTCTCGGAAAGGCCTGTTTGTAGGGTACCTGAGGCTTCATTCATACcctgtttgaaaaataaatagtgCATGACataaacatattatttaaatataaatattcgtTCATGATTACCTTAAGAGCTTCGGATATACTATCAGAGTATTTCTTTACTTCTTCATCGTTTGCGGTGCTTTCTCCTTGAATTGCAATTGCGGTTGCTTCGGCGATTTTCTTAAAACCAGCTAGCATTTGTTCATTGAGTTGCTCTTCTCCACCTTCGGGCTGGCCAACAAGAGTACTCATTCGTTCGCTAAACAATCTAGCTTGTTCCCTATGAAATTAAATACACGTTTATTTATATTAAGGTTAAGCACAAAATAGAAGGAcacaaattttgtgttttatcaGACAGaagatgaacaaaataaaatagatcaATATACAAAATGATAAAAGTTATAATATAGTAGAAGATTACATGAAAAATGCATTTTGGTCATCACTGTCAACGGTTGTATTATCTGCTTTTGATGATTTCGTTGTTGAATCTGACTTTTCAAAGTCTTTTAATGCATCTACAATTTTAAGATTACATAATATAATAagagaaatgtttttgaaagaattggatatcgaaatttgaaaatgatCTTACCGTCCAAAAGTTCGTTGAGGTCACTGTCGTCTTTTGCCGGAGCAATATTTTTATCGTTCGAAGACatacttcaaaaatcaaatgtacaGATAGTGTGTTTGGGTTGTAATGGAAAAGAGAATAACCAAATGATTAACTTGTGGTAACTTGAGAAGAATTTGTTTCACAATTTGGTTatcaattttctatttttcaatccAGCCCAGACAATAGACAGAACTCGCTATTGCTACACTTGACTTGGATCTTGGATGAAAAAAAGTGACAAGTCGAAAatttgtcatttgatttttgacattttgaaagtgAGTGCGTTTCATAATTGGATTAATTTCTTGCAGTTTTTGTCGCATTCAAGACCGTAAACTAACTTCCGAGAGTTATTTGTTGTTGGTATAAGCAATTAGATTCGTGGCTTCAGAATGATTCAATACCACAgatttcacaaattaaaaaagaaaatcaacaacGGTTTAAGAAAGTTTCTCTCGCAACTccttaactaaaaaaatattttgattttaaacgagaggtttcaatttgatattatttattgttaagaggaAAGCATGCCATTAACAATGAAAGACAAAAACTTCCTAATGACCACCTTAGCTACGAAGGTAGCAATCTGTTCTTTtcatccatattttttttttaccaaatcgCATACTTGGGGCGTATGTCTTCGAAAGCTTTACAAATTCCACATTATAAACTCAATGCATTGAATTGATTGTGGAGCATATTCTTTAAGTGTCCTCTTCGAAAAATAACACGGAACTTATCATGTGAATTTTACAACCTTTAAACTTTAACTTGCCATATATCAAAAAGTGACAgctattcaaaaagaaaacttcttATTGCAAAGCCTCacccaaattaatttcttattcaTAGTCCAAAGGCCTTTTTTCACAATCCTTCGTTAATATctagtttttaaagaataattttcaatttattgggaatataaattaattaaaataaaacagactTAAGCACTGAATGCTATCAGAAACGTCAAAAACTACAATAACTGTTCGTCAAATTCTGGCAGTTTTACGTGGCACAAAATGACAGATCATTTTTCGTTAAATCATCTACACCATCGACACTTTCGAACAAGGCAAAAGGCAGGCAAATTGGGATTACAAATTTCATTGCTGCAAAAATATTGCTCTGACGTGgaatatttaacaattattgAATTACCTTCTAAAGGCCACGGAAGAACGCTTCTTAAGTTCATCAAATATCCTTTGAAAAGTGAGTGAAAATACTCAAATACTCGACTGTAACTGATTTTGCATACGTGaacgaaaatcaattgtttcaGGGAACAAGTCTGAAACGAGAAGTGACAACATCGACAGAAGACGTGTAGTTTTTGGCCACGACGGTGTAAAGTGAAAAACTGGTGAAAGTGTTTGGTTTTCTGTAATTTTATGTTGGACATAAAACAACACTGAAATCGaattttatcaagaaatgaATCCTTCCGCATATGGGCAGCAGTATCCGCCCCAAGGATGGccgcagcaacaacagcagcagcaaccaCCAGTTAGTGGACCACCCTCTTCAATGGCTCCACCACAATCTCAAGCAATGCTCAATGGAAACTATCAACAGCAGGTATAAATCTTTCATAGTTTTGCGTGTtcaagaaaattgtaaaaattagtttgatctTTTTGCAGTTGATTAACTCGGTCAGTGGAATGTCGATGAACCCAACGAAGTCAAGTGGTATGCCCCCACCACCAATGGGTAATGGACCGTCTGGCAATGATGCTGCAGTAGgtgcaaacaacaacaacatgatGCCCAATAACAATTCAATTGGATTGATGGGCTACCCAAATGGGCCAAACCCACCAGTATCGCAATCTGTTGGAGGAATGCCACCCATGAAACATGGCTTCCCACAAACTTCACAGGCTGGTGGACAACATCAACCAGGAATGCCACCTTCTTTGgtacagcagcagcagcagcaacaaaatCATCAACAACAGCAACCGAACCAAGGGATGCCACCCCCGTTAGGGTCAAACAATACTCCCCCACAAATGGATGCATCAAAACCATCTGAAAACTTGTTTCCTCCGACAAGCCAACCCAACCAGCAGGGACAAGCTCAGATGACAGTGAAAAGTGCTGATTTACAGGGAATGCCACACATGCCCCCACCAAAAACTGTGAGTACACCAAATTCTTTTATCTCTCACAAGTTTCCAAAAAAGATAGATGAACAGCAATAAAATCTCTTATCttcattttttcttgttgtatGAAGACAAATTCATTTCAAgtctaatttttctaaaatttaaacggggacgtttgtttttttattgtttcatttGCATTGAAAGCattatatgtatttgtttttcattcatcTCTGATGATATTATTTACATAACGACGACACCAAAAACCaacatcaattaaaaaaatgaacagCGATATTAGTAAAATAATTTGCTAATACTTTTTTATGAGCCAAAAAGTACTTAACTTTGTAGCGTGACATATTGTAGTAATCTGTTGAATAATAActatttccattttttgttattttttagcaaTCACCATTTATGCCACAACAGGCAAATGAAACACCAAAACCACAAGAAACTCAACAAGCACCTCAATCCGCTTCTCCATTCCCTCCACAGtcgcaacaacaaccacaaatGCAGCAAAAGTATCCAACTCCATCAATGACTCCAACATCGCAACAAAGTTCAATGTATCCACCACAACAAAATCAAATGCAACAACCaccacagcaacaacaacaacaacagcaccaacaacaacagcagcagcctATGCAATTCGGACCTCCAAGACCAGGGCAACAAATGCCCCAACAACAACCCGGCCAACAAATGCAGATTCCTGGTCAACCACCAAGACCTGGTCAACAAATGCCACCACAACCTGGACAACTACAGATGCCTGGTCAACCTCCAATGCCAGGACAGCTTCAAATGCCTGGCCAGCCTCCAATGCCTGGTCAGCCTCCAATGCCTGGTCAGCCTCAAATGTATGGTCAACCACCAATGCCTGGGCAACCTCCAATGCCTGGTCAGCCACCAATGCCTGGTCAGTCTCAAATGCCTGGTCAGCCTCCAATGCCTGGTCAACCTCCAATGCTTGGTCAGTCACAAATGCCTGGCCAACCGCCAAGGCCTGGTCAACCTCCAATGCCTGGTCAACCTGGACAAATGCAGATGCCTCCGCGGCCAGGCCAGCAAATGCCCTTACAACCTGGGCAAATGCCGATGCCGCCACAACCGGGATCTTTACCACCTCAACCTGGACAAATGCAAATGCCCGGACAAATGCCACCACAACCCGGTCAGATGCGTATGCCCCCAATGCCGGGACAAATGCCTCCGCAACCTGGTCAAATGCCTCCACAGCCCGGTCAAATGCCCCCGCAATCAGGACAGATGCCCCCATTACCAGGACAAATGCCCTTCCAACAGGGTAGTGGTCCAATGCAATATCAAACTGGTCCAATGCCTCcgcaggctggacaaatgcgtgGAGGTGGTTACCCCTCTCAGCCAGGACAAATGGCAATGCAGCCTGGTCAACAAATGCCTGGAATGGGTTATAACGTAAGTTTTACTGAAAGAGTTTTCTTGTTCTTagttaaatttcttatttttattcgtAGCAACCTCCCGGCATGTACAATCAACAATATCAACAACAGCAAGCTGCAACGCGTCGTCTAGATCCCGATCAGATGCCAAATCCAATTGAAGTTATGattgaaaatcaaagaaacGCCGGTGGTCCATTTGTGACAAATCAAGCCGGTTTGCTGCCGCCTTTGGTCACCACAAAATTCGTTGTCCAAGATCAAGGAAACTCAAGTCCCCGTTTTgttaggtttgtttttttttatcactcTCAATTAATTCATCAAGTGTTGACGTTTCTTTGTTTATGTTTCAGATCATCTTTATATTGCGTTCCATCAACATCAGATTTGCTCAAAACAACTGCTCTACCCTTCTCGCTGGTTGTTTCACCATACGCCAAGACTGTCGAAGGTGAATATGATGCACCTATTGTCGATTTTGGTGAACTTGGACCAATTCGTTGCAATCGTTGCAAGGCTTACATGTCGCCCAATATGCAATTTATCGATGCTGGTCGTCGCTTCCAATGTTTGATGTGTAAGGTGTCCACAGAAGGTAAGTTCAAGATCTTTTTCAAGTTGAAGATGAATTTTCGATgatagtgtttttgttttgtagttcCTACGGAATACTTCCAACATCTTGATCACACTGGTCAACGTGTGGATAAATACGAAAGACCCGAGTTAGTCCTCGGAACATACGAATTCGTGGCAACCAAGGATTATTGTCGTGTAAATATGATCTAACATCTTTCCTCGTTaaatagttttataaataaatttgaatttgttttgcaGAACAACGTTCCTCCAGAAATCCCAGCTTATGTATTTATCATTGACGTTTCATACAATAACATCAAATCCGGATTAGTTCATTTGCTGTGTCAGGAAATAAAGCGAATCATTAAGAATTTCCCGATTGACCAAGGTCAGGAGAAATCAAAAATGCGTGTTGGTTTCATCACTTACAACAGCACTGTCCACTTCTATAACATCAAGAGCAGCTTAGCTCAACCCCAAATGATGGTTGTTGGCGATATCAACGATATGTTCATGCCATTGCTCGATGGTTTCCTCGTCGATCCAGAAGAATCTGAACCCGTTATTGATGCATTGATGGaacaaattccaaaaatgtttgtcgATACAAAAGAAACTGAAACTATTCTTTTACCAGCCATTCAAGCTGGTCTGGAGGCATTGAAGGCTTCAAATTGTGCTGGTAAATTACTTGTATTCAATTCTTCCCTGCCGATTTGTGAGGCGCCGGGTAAACTTCGTAATCGTGACGATCGTAAACTTTTGGGCACTGAGAAGGAGAAGACTATATTGACTCCTCAGACAACAGCATACAACACGTTGGGTCAGGATTGTGTACAAGCCGGTTGCTCAGTTGATATGTTCATTTTCAATAATTCCTACGTGGATATTGCTACGATTGGACAAGTTTCAAGATTGACCGGAGGAGAAGTCTACAAATACACTTACTTCCaggtttgtaaaaatatactcACTATGTATctggaatttatttaaaaatttaaacttttttccaGGCTGAACTTGATGGACATCGCCTTGTGGAAGATATCATTAAGAATGTTTCCCGACCAATTGCTTTCGACGCAGTTATGCGAGTAAGAACGTCAGCTGGTATTCGGGCCACAGATTTCTATGGCCACTATTTCATGTCCAATACAACCGATGTCGAATTGGCTAGTATCGGTAAGAACATTTCAAATAATTCGTATGCAATCCGGAAGCTTAACTTATTCTCTCCCATTAGATTCCAACAAAGCTATTGCAATTGAAATTAAACATGACGATAAACTGGCACCAGAGGAGAATGTATACCTGCAGATTGCTCTGTTATACACATCAAGTGGCGGACAGCGTCGTTTGCGAGTCTTAAATTTAGCCCTTCGAGTAACAACAACGATAGCTGATGTCTTCAAGAGTTGTGATTTGGATGCAATCATGTTATTCTTCGCCAAacaatccatgttcaaactaaTGGAACTGACTCCCAAGGTGGTCAAGGACAACCTCATACATCGATCGGCACAGACTTTGGCCTGTTATCGGAAACATTGCACGTCCCCAACATCGGCGGGACAATTGATTCTACCAGAGTGTCTTAAGCTCCTGCCGTTATATGTTTcgtgtttgattaaaaatgatGCCATTTCTGGAGGCTCAGATATGACAATTGACGATCGATCTTATGTCA
This window of the Eupeodes corollae chromosome 3, idEupCoro1.1, whole genome shotgun sequence genome carries:
- the LOC129949140 gene encoding protein transport protein Sec24C, translating into MNPSAYGQQYPPQGWPQQQQQQQPPVSGPPSSMAPPQSQAMLNGNYQQQLINSVSGMSMNPTKSSGMPPPPMGNGPSGNDAAVGANNNNMMPNNNSIGLMGYPNGPNPPVSQSVGGMPPMKHGFPQTSQAGGQHQPGMPPSLVQQQQQQQNHQQQQPNQGMPPPLGSNNTPPQMDASKPSENLFPPTSQPNQQGQAQMTVKSADLQGMPHMPPPKTQSPFMPQQANETPKPQETQQAPQSASPFPPQSQQQPQMQQKYPTPSMTPTSQQSSMYPPQQNQMQQPPQQQQQQQHQQQQQQPMQFGPPRPGQQMPQQQPGQQMQIPGQPPRPGQQMPPQPGQLQMPGQPPMPGQLQMPGQPPMPGQPPMPGQPQMYGQPPMPGQPPMPGQPPMPGQSQMPGQPPMPGQPPMLGQSQMPGQPPRPGQPPMPGQPGQMQMPPRPGQQMPLQPGQMPMPPQPGSLPPQPGQMQMPGQMPPQPGQMRMPPMPGQMPPQPGQMPPQPGQMPPQSGQMPPLPGQMPFQQGSGPMQYQTGPMPPQAGQMRGGGYPSQPGQMAMQPGQQMPGMGYNQPPGMYNQQYQQQQAATRRLDPDQMPNPIEVMIENQRNAGGPFVTNQAGLLPPLVTTKFVVQDQGNSSPRFVRSSLYCVPSTSDLLKTTALPFSLVVSPYAKTVEGEYDAPIVDFGELGPIRCNRCKAYMSPNMQFIDAGRRFQCLMCKVSTEVPTEYFQHLDHTGQRVDKYERPELVLGTYEFVATKDYCRNNVPPEIPAYVFIIDVSYNNIKSGLVHLLCQEIKRIIKNFPIDQGQEKSKMRVGFITYNSTVHFYNIKSSLAQPQMMVVGDINDMFMPLLDGFLVDPEESEPVIDALMEQIPKMFVDTKETETILLPAIQAGLEALKASNCAGKLLVFNSSLPICEAPGKLRNRDDRKLLGTEKEKTILTPQTTAYNTLGQDCVQAGCSVDMFIFNNSYVDIATIGQVSRLTGGEVYKYTYFQAELDGHRLVEDIIKNVSRPIAFDAVMRVRTSAGIRATDFYGHYFMSNTTDVELASIDSNKAIAIEIKHDDKLAPEENVYLQIALLYTSSGGQRRLRVLNLALRVTTTIADVFKSCDLDAIMLFFAKQSMFKLMELTPKVVKDNLIHRSAQTLACYRKHCTSPTSAGQLILPECLKLLPLYVSCLIKNDAISGGSDMTIDDRSYVIQFVLSMDLNMSVTFFYPRFIPIHNVEPDESDLPSPMRVTHEKMSEEGAYILENGVYLFFWLGQALPQTFIQPLFNVQCTQQVNSERFAIVGDTPLAKRVRQIIDTIMQERTRYMRVTCVRQNDKLESVFRHFLIEDRGTDGSASYVDFLCHMHKEIKDLLS
- the LOC129951929 gene encoding peroxisomal biogenesis factor 19, translating into MSSNDKNIAPAKDDSDLNELLDDALKDFEKSDSTTKSSKADNTTVDSDDQNAFFMEQARLFSERMSTLVGQPEGGEEQLNEQMLAGFKKIAEATAIAIQGESTANDEEVKKYSDSISEALKGMNEASGTLQTGLSETDVAKLFSGLGLEEGAEPDENPFLPFMEGMMQSLLSPEILLPGIKDLVEKYPKYLEENGDKISPSDRERYEKQLELYKVICNRLESEKPNETPKEKRENNKLVMEDMRKLQEYGQPPEEIVGELTDMSAIDPTAAANPQCPMM